Sequence from the Amaranthus tricolor cultivar Red isolate AtriRed21 chromosome 1, ASM2621246v1, whole genome shotgun sequence genome:
TCCTAAACGATTTTCTCCTCTAAACTTTCCCAAAGGTATTATCTTTTACTTTTTCTGTTTTcaaatgttcttcccatttatttttttcgcaaatctcaatgtaaattttaatatcagataattttaattgtgagtttttaaaaattttaaaaatttaatatttagaaattatatattgagacaaatctaacaagattccacatgaatatgttttttcttataaaatttaacactaaaattcataaattctatttgagaacaTGTGAAAATGGAGGGATATTTGTTTAATGGTTGAGTTAGTGCTAGTCTTATCAGGCAACACCGATGACAATGATATTATTAAAGTTAAAGGACTATAACCATTATATAAAAAAGATATGAGAAGCTGTATTATTCATCCAAATAAAACCCTCATTTCTCTGCTTTCAATTTCTTGAAATCTAACCACAATGGCTTCTGGTATTTTTACTTTCTGCTGTGCAAACTCTGCTTAGTGCACTACAGAGTACGGAGCTAAGAGAACTCTGTTCCACGTTTAAGTATGAATCTCAACTTGCAGCCCTTGAGCAAACTGTCGAGACCATCAATGCTATTTTTCTTGATGTTGAAAACAAATATGATCAACTCAACAATCAGGGGAAAGATTGGCTTGCCAAGCTCAAGGATAACCAATTACTTTTCACTACTAATACTTCTAGGAAGATCAAAATGATTAGAAAGAAGTTGGATAGCATTGCTAGAGATCGTACTCAGTTTGGCCTTAGTGATGTATACATACCCGTGAAGATGAGAGAGGATACCTTTTCTTATGTTCATGAGACTAGTATTATTGGGAGAGATGCAGATCGCGAGGCCATAATGGATATGTTGTTGCAAGGCTTAGACTCTTCAATAGTAGATGTCGAGGATAATATTTCTTTTGTGACAATTGTTGGAATTGGAGGGCTTGGGAAAACTGCACTGGCCCAACTAGTGTTTAATGATGACAGGATTAAGAGTAAATTTGAATTGAGCATTTGGGTGTGTGTCTCAGAAGAATTTGGTATAGAAGAAACACTTGCTAAGATGCTAGGAAAGAGAGCTTAGAAGAGAACAGGTGCACGGGAAGGTTCGTAGACTAATTGAAGGGAAAAGGTATTTTCTTGTTCTAGATGATGTTTGGAATGAAAGTCGTAATGAATGGGCTAAATTGATGGAATCTTTGCTTCTAGGTGCAAGGGGAAGTAGAATTATTGTTACTAGTCGCTCAAAGAAGGTGGCGAGAGCGATAGGAGATGATCCTATGTATGTGCTGCAAGATTTGTCTGATGAAGGTTCTTGGCAATTGTTTGAGAGGATAGCATTTAGCAAACAGAGTCGACAACAGGTAGATAACGAACTTGTTGAAATCGGTGAAGACATTGTGAAAAAATGTGCAAATGTTCCCTTGTCTATAAGGGTAATAGGCAGCATGTTGTATGATCAAGATAAAAGCAAGTGGCGATTGTTTCAAAAAATGAACTTGGCTGATATGGGGGAAGGTGAGAAGAGCATCATGCCAATATTGAAGTTTAGCTATTATCATCTTACTCCGCAATTAAAGAGTTGTTTTAGCTATTGTGGGCTCTTTCGTAAGCATTATCTTATTGAAAAAGAGATGTTGATCAATTTGTGGTTTGCACACGGTTGTCTTAAACCTTTGAATAGCAATTGGAGTATAGATGACGTTGACGAGGAGTGTTTCTCAATTTTATCTCAGAGATGTTTCCTTCAAGACATCCGAAAGGATATGTACGGTGAAATCAACTTTTGCAAAATGCACGATTTGATGCATGATCTCGCACTACATGTAGCGGGAAAGGAGTTAAACTTGATGTTGGAGCCTACCACAAGCccttttgataaaaataatcgTCATCTCTCTGTTGCTGTTCGACGACGTTCTCTCTTCATTCAAATGATGTTTTTAGCAAGATTAAAGCGCTGCGCTCATTTTTTCGGCCTCCCTCTATCCATTCTTTGGAATGTGAATCATATGTGTTGACAATGCTGTCAACTTGTAGGCGTCTAAGGGTATTGGGATTGAATGGGATTAACATAGAAGTTATACCAAGAACATTGAGCAACATATCACATTTAAGTTATCTCGATCTTTCTGGCAATCATGTCGTTGAGATGCTTCCTGAATCAATTACTAGACTTCATAATCTACAAGTCTTGTGCTTACGCTCATGTTGGAATTTAAAAGAGTTACCCAAGGACTTGAGCACTCTAGTCAATTTGAGACAGTTGGATATATCCTATTGTAATAATTTGGGTCAAAAGCCTGTTGGAATGGAGACCCTTACTAATCTGTGCAAATTGGCAAGGTTTGTACTGGGTGCAGTTAGCTCCAAGCAGGCCCATATAGGTCAACTTAGAGATTTAATCCCTTTAAATAACCTTAGAGGGCAACttgaaatttattttaggaAAGGTTATATGTATGACACCACAAGCACTGAGGAGGAAACGTATCTGTTAAACAAGAAACATATCAAGGAATTACGCATAGTCGAGGAAGATTTACATTTTCATAGAGATCCATTTGTTATCGATGAAAGATTATTAGGCAGGCTGGAACCCCATTGTGATCTTATGAAGATATCAATTGACAGATATACAGGCATCAAATTGCCAAGTTGGGGAGTTACTCTTGGAATATCTTTCCCCTTACTTGTCAAGGTTTCTCTGAAGCATTTTCCGAGGTTGCAACATCTACCGCCTCTTAGTCGACTTCAACATCTGAAATATCTTGAACTCCGACACATGCTTTTTTTGGAGTACATGGAAGAGGGTGATAATGTAGCAGTTGTAACTTCTTTTCCATCACTTGAGGAGCTCATCCTCGATGATTTGCCAAACATGAAAATTTTCCCCAAATGTCCACACGTGAAGAAATTTCTTGTGTAGACTTGATGAATCACTAACTTTTAATGGTTATGCAAGTGCAAGCTCAACATCGTCTAGTTTTCGTGTGGCAGATGATGCTATTGTTGATTTGAAGAGTTTACTAATAGACAACGTGATGTTGCTGACTTCCCTTTTCGGAGAGTCTCTACGAAGCATTCGTGATCTCACTTTGAGCCATTTGGAAGTGGAGGATTTAGAGTTTTGGACAAGTGCTCCATAGACAGACATCATTCATTCGAAACTATTCATCATAAACTGCCGTAACCTAAAGAGATTCTCATGGGGTAGAATAGAGCATCTCGACAATTTGATAAAACTGATAATTATGAGTTGTCACAATTTAGAACTAGAAAACGAGGAAGCGATGCCTTGGACAACACTTCATTCCCTCTTAGTCTTAAGATTGGGTAATGTTGATCAGATGGTAAGTCAACCAAGTGGAATTAAATACTTGAATTCCCTTCGATCCATTGATATTTGCTTTTGCGGAAATTTTGAGATCTTCCCAGAATGGAGTCAGAGTCTTACGTCTTTGAGAGCACTTATAATTCAATTTTGTCCTAAACTGAAGTCCCTGCCAGAATACATCCTCCCATCCCTCACTGAACTTTATATAAATAACTGAAATTCTAAAGGAAAGATATGGTGAACCAAATGGAAAAGACTGGTCTAAAGTTGGTCACATCCCTCGTTTAGACATACACTAATTTGTACTCTCTTAGTCCCTCACAATTGGCACAACTTTCTATTTCAGTTTTTCTACTGAATTTgcactcttttttttttgacaatgtttgtattctctttttttttaatctcatttactaATTTATTCTCTCTCCATCTGAACTACTTGTGTCTATCATCTAAATCCTATTATTCAAAATATTGCCATCTTCATCTTTATGGTCATGGATATACTGTTCTCAGCTATTTTTCACTTTAATAAGTAGCAATGTTTATTTTCTATGTACTTTTAAACTTGCTAAACCATATTTAAATAGCtcattgtattttttataatataacaaatttaaagagaCAATAAAGTATATTCTTTTCGCTTTCTTTTGAAGAATGGGTAAATTTTACAATCAATTACTACACAAATTACTATACAAATTCACAAATGAAATGGTCTCACGTTGAGATCATTTTTGTTGGAATGATTcaatgtattaattaaagtgactatttaaccttaaagtgatcacttacagttttaaaataatcactttttatagttttgGGATGATTAGTTATAACTTTTAAGTTATCACTTACAAATTcaatgttaaagtgatcaattaaaaaaataaactaattatatgacTCGTCTTATGATAAGATGGTTTCATAAGACTTGTtggttaaagtgattacttataactttaaaataattaattacagaAATCTCCTAATTATAGGAGTCGATCTCATATAAAATGAGTTATTGAATCATATATTTCATATGTAATTTTTAAGTAGCTACACTTATCTAAAAAACTCACATACATAAAgagaaattcaaataaaaattacagaGGAAATATGTACTGATTAAATGACATTCTAGATATCAAGTTATCAACTATCAACTAGTTCAATAAGAAATGTAATACTTTCTCAgttccaatttacttgcaagttgtaatatttgtttttttacatAGTCCAATAcattaattcaattcttaatatttgtaattatatataataaaaaattataaaaatttgatattaataatctttgcaatgaaacaaatcaaacaagattttacttgactatgttttaacttatagattaaaaactaattacaaattaagagtgatgaatgaatagtgccATTTATTCAAATGTTGCAACTTGCAACTAATatgaaacaaagaaagtataatccagtttataaatgaaaattttaaatgtacTATTTGAAGATATTTTAAGTCAAAGCAATTGATATTTTATTCATTAAAGCTATCTActttaaataatatgaaatatattttattaatgcaaCTTTGAAAATGttaaatgtaatttttgataagatattattaaaaattgttGCAAAATATAATATCTCAAATTTTGagaaatatatactaaataactaAACTAAAATAGTTTAAATAACTCCAACATAAGCACAGTGGATGGGTATGCCATAGCACTTTGTAACAATTGGATATAAAGTAAGTAAATTGTTGCAAACTCTGAGTATAATAATTCTACTCCAATTACTAATAGATTTCATCAACCATTTAATTTACGAATTGTCAGTCGTCAACTTACACTCGAAGTAAAAGGATTCTGAGGCAGTGACGATGCCATAAATTTTACCTATCGCTTCGAAATCTACTATAATAACctcaattttcaaatttaaaactataaataataatttgagTGTCTAAAAAGAAATTACATTAATAAAAAGATATACAAGTTTACGCGAAGAGCATAGTGACAATGCCCCGTCTTGTGAGACTCCTTCTTTATAAGGCCCATTTCCAGTTATCCGCATATAAAAAAAGTCCAtccaaatttaataattaacggTTATAAAAAAGTTCATCCAAAATCTTACATAATTTTAAGGCTTCAAGGAAATAAATGGGGTAGATTTATGGACAATATGCCAATAATAGAGTTGGTCTTGCATAGACTTAGGTACATGGGCAAAGCAAAGATTTTGGaaattctaattatttttacGATGTCTTTTGAAATAGTGTCtcattatattaaaagataaaattttttcCAATTTCAGAAAAGTAATTCAAGTTTGAGCACCTCTGAACATTATAttgttttaaatataaaaaagtttacaaacaaatcacttaaaaagtgtTGTTTAGATTTGAGACTGAATAGCACCATATAATATTTGAGGTCCTTATTTCATGGGGCCCTAAGCGGTCGACTACTTTAAATGCCTAAAAACCGGCCTTGTTAGTGCATACTAAATAGAGTGCACCAGTCTTAAGTTTAAGGAGAGTCAGTTAGAGAGTAAGCGAAGTGGAGAGTGAGGAGTGTAGACTTATAAATAGAAGATTCAAAAAATATTCACATTGAAAATTTTATAGACTAAATCCATTTTAGACTTATACATTCGAATATTGGAAGGGTTGTGTATTGTTGTTTGGAGGACAAAAACGATTCACATGAAAATAGCACAGAGTTTGGCTGTTCTCATTTTTGTGATTTAATGGACTGATAAGAGTCCAAAGTCCAAATATCAATTGATTGCAAGCTTACAAACGAGCATGTGAATACATGTGAACCATTCCAATTCCTTGTTCTTTTGGGTCCTACGACTGCTCCACTAGGTTTATTATGTCATATGTCTATACTCATATAACATTTTTTAGTTTGTACGTCATTGCAATTGAAGTTCACATATTGGTATGGATCTCACATTGAAAtcttcttttatatatgaattGAATAGTCTAACTAATATAACTATTAGtatataagttttttattttgaggtcgtTTCACTGAGAAATAATGCAGTTTGTTACAAGAATAGCTCATTGAAGTTTATTGTTAGAGTGATGAGTCATGTGCGGTCTTTGTATATGCTCGGAATCACCCCTGGTTATATATGatgtattttatttcatttgcttatatattttcttttaaggGATGAATGATATGAAAATTCAATTCATGGTTTTTGTCACATTGACTTATTGTGATGTATGATTATTATCCGAGTgtatatttaattttagttattgtattgattattaattttacttaattataAATAGAAATCTAAAAATTCCACATTTAGCTTGCTAATAGTAAaatagttcatttttcaatattgcatgatattttgTTAGTACTAACCCTAGGGTGGTTATGAAATATATCGCGTCAAGTGGTCCATGAATTATGGCCtatatatttcaaataatataaaattgtttattattgatAGTCATagctagacctgggaaaacggtcggtcggtcgggttttgggtcggatcaatttcggtcgggtcattttcgagtcgggtcagtttcggattaggtcagtttcaggtcggatcactctgggtttcgggtaggttcggatggacccaacgggttaccataaaacattagaatatccaatcgactaattcaacataaaaaaaaatcgttaaaatgtctaaaaaaaatcattagagaaattacatgtacgattttcaaaaaatagttggtatgtcaggttcatttaagtgcaagaaaaataggggaattaatacttattttgaaagacttgtaagatacgcgctttataaaagttattttgtttattataattgtaacgttagataaaaatgacgttaaaattatcttcacaattttcatgttggaaagatatacaactaactaagtacttatttcatcttataagatacgcgttttataatttagggtagcgacattcgttttttgaaaagctcattcaaacgtgcgaaacgttcgtataaattatattgatttgcttactgaaatgtagaagaattaaaaactcatttgacagatttaacaagatacatgtattcaattaagatgattataacgtcctgattttaaagaaaaataattacgatggctaaaaagacgttaaatacgtgttttttgagatctattgatgagttttagggttcaagtgatatactcaatatgttgagatactttgaaaactaaaattttatttgaaatgaattctaacattgaaattactctaaaaattgatattaaatcggtcaaaacaggtcggtttccggtcgggtcattttcggtcaggtaattatcgggtcggtcatgtttcggattaagtcgctttcgggtcggtcgggttcgggttttgtcgggtcgggtcccttgttcattttcgggtcggatcaaattttcccaggtctagtcATAGCTATCAATTTAATATTCcacttaatctttttatatttgaagagtataattaagtaatttaagtaaaaaaaaatattaacatcAGTGCACATTATTTGATGTGGACTAAATTAACACAAAACCttcatttatacttttattttttcttttatttgtatatttttttaagggCTGGCTGGCTGGTGGTGCTAGCAAACAAATTTAtccattaacaaaattaagagTATAAATGAATTGAGGAATATGCAATTGGGAAtgaaaaatattgcaaatttCAAAAGGCCgtaaatatttcatttatgaaaagtttttccaagtggttttaaaaatgaataaagcAATTTGATTGCTCCATTTAATAAATAGGGGACTACAAGAATGTTAAAGGTCCCTTAATTTATGCATACCCAAATAACTAACATAAAAACTTATTAAATGTCAAGCTTAGTTATATCTACCTACCGAGTAGTTTATCCGTGTGAGATTTTCATTGACgattagtttaataaataattaaatatgctTTTGATATGtagttaataaataataaatacatctaattttttttatctttaatccTATTTCAGATGGGTAGTGTACCCGGTGGGTAAACAAATTTTTTTCCATAAATCTCGTACTAAAGTGAATCTCTAatttctaataccaacttttattatttttagtaattatcaTGCAATATATTAATTACATAATCAATATTGTGAAAACAAGAGGGGGCTGCACGTGAGAGTCAGGATGAAGGCTGGTACTGCTTGTGGTGGTTGTGGGAGGCTACCGGCTGCTGCTCCTGCTCCTGGGGGTTGTGGCTGCTCAGCAGTGAGGGAGAGGGGAGAGAAAAAAGGAGGAGAAGGAGGAGAGAGGGAGTGACGGCTAGTGAGGTAATGAGTGTTCTACTTAAAACCCTAACacctctttttattttgtttgtttatttatttatttat
This genomic interval carries:
- the LOC130818879 gene encoding putative disease resistance protein RGA1: MLSTCRRLRVLGLNGINIEVIPRTLSNISHLSYLDLSGNHVVEMLPESITRLHNLQVLCLRSCWNLKELPKDLSTLVNLRQLDISYCNNLGQKPVGMETLTNLCKLARFVLGAVSSKQAHIGQLRDLIPLNNLRGQLEIYFRKGYMYDTTSTEEETYLLNKKHIKELRIVEEDLHFHRDPFVIDERLLGRLEPHCDLMKISIDRYTGIKLPSWGVTLGISFPLLVKVSLKHFPRLQHLPPLSRLQHLKYLELRHMLFLEYMEEGDNVAVVTSFPSLEELILDDLPNMKIFPKYDAIVDLKSLLIDNVMLLTSLFGESLRSIRDLTLSHLEVEDLEFWTKLENEEAMPWTTLHSLLVLRLGNVDQMVSQPSGIKYLNSLRSIDICFCGNFEIFPEWSQSLTSLRALIIQFCPKLKSLPEYILPSLTELYINN
- the LOC130818807 gene encoding putative disease resistance protein RGA3; translated protein: MGAQSSEHTIYTLQYLFLTPYPKRFSPLNFPKALEQTVETINAIFLDVENKYDQLNNQGKDWLAKLKDNQLLFTTNTSRKIKMIRKKLDSIARDRTQFGLSDVYIPVKMREDTFSYVHETSIIGRDADREAIMDMLLQGLDSSIVDVEDNISFVTIVGIGGLGKTALAQLVFNDDRIKSKFELSIWERELRREQVHGKVRRLIEGKRYFLVLDDVWNESRNEWAKLMESLLLGARGSRIIVTSRSKKVARAIGDDPMYVLQDLSDEGSWQLFERIAFSKQSRQQVDNELVEIGEDIVKKCANVPLSIRVIGSMLYDQDKSKWRLFQKMNLADMGEGEKSIMPILKFSYYHLTPQLKSCFSYCGLFRKHYLIEKEMLINLWFAHGCLKPLNSNWSIDDVDEECFSILSQRCFLQDIRKDMYGEINFCKMHDLMHDLALHVAGKELNLMLEPTTSPFDKNNRHLSVAVRRRSLFIQMMFLARLKRCAHFFGLPLSILWNVNHMC